The Methylomagnum ishizawai genome has a window encoding:
- a CDS encoding DUF2281 domain-containing protein codes for MTLQENINHHLANLPEYLHAEILDFVLFLEYKHTAQPKDIARDNASLAQLLMDIPEVGRDEDFERIDETGSPANVFD; via the coding sequence ATGACGCTTCAAGAAAACATCAACCACCATCTCGCCAACCTTCCAGAATACCTCCACGCCGAAATACTAGATTTCGTATTATTCCTAGAATACAAACACACGGCGCAACCCAAAGATATAGCGCGGGATAACGCCTCCTTGGCCCAGTTGTTGATGGATATACCCGAAGTGGGCCGGGATGAAGATTTCGAGCGCATCGACGAAACGGGAAGCCCGGCCAATGTATTTGATTGA